One Mesobacillus jeotgali DNA window includes the following coding sequences:
- a CDS encoding NCS2 family permease, whose protein sequence is MKKYFEFEKLGTNYRREFIGGMTTFLAMAYILIVNPITLTLADIKDLPDALRLDYGAVFVATALAAAVGSIIMGLIGKYPIALAPGMGLNAFFAYTVVLSHGAPWQHGLAAVFISSVFFLLLTITGWREKLINAIPVELKHAVGAGIGLFITFIGLKNAGIIVDNPATLVGLGDLTNGNTLLALFGLLITVIMLTRGIHGAVFFGIIITVIVGMIFNLIDTPKQVVGAVPSVAPTFGAVFTAFGDPSFYTATMMGIILTFLFVDFFDNAGTLVAVANQAGLMRDNKLPRAGRALFADSIASLVGSIFGTSTTTSYIESSAGVASGARSGFASLVTAGFFLLSLFFFPLLSVVTSAVTAPALIIVGVLMVSSLGKIEWGRFEIAVPSFLTMISMPLSSSIATGIAAGFIFYPITMLVKGKSREVHPIMYLFFVIFVLYFVFLTE, encoded by the coding sequence ATGAAGAAATATTTTGAGTTTGAAAAGCTTGGCACAAACTATCGCCGCGAATTCATCGGCGGGATGACCACATTCCTTGCGATGGCTTATATTCTGATTGTTAACCCAATCACATTGACATTGGCGGACATTAAGGACCTGCCAGATGCTTTAAGATTGGATTATGGTGCGGTTTTCGTCGCAACAGCGCTAGCGGCAGCAGTCGGATCGATCATCATGGGCTTGATCGGTAAATACCCAATCGCCCTGGCACCAGGGATGGGTTTGAATGCATTCTTTGCCTATACCGTCGTTTTAAGTCATGGTGCTCCATGGCAGCATGGACTTGCAGCAGTATTCATTTCTAGTGTTTTCTTCCTATTGCTTACCATTACAGGCTGGCGTGAAAAACTGATTAATGCTATCCCGGTTGAACTTAAACACGCAGTAGGAGCGGGTATCGGATTGTTCATCACGTTCATTGGATTAAAAAATGCAGGAATCATCGTCGATAATCCAGCTACACTTGTTGGACTGGGTGACCTGACAAATGGCAATACATTGCTTGCTCTATTCGGATTGTTGATCACCGTCATCATGCTGACAAGAGGCATTCACGGTGCAGTATTTTTCGGAATCATCATCACTGTTATTGTCGGAATGATTTTTAACCTTATTGATACACCTAAACAAGTAGTCGGCGCAGTACCGAGCGTAGCTCCTACATTCGGAGCAGTTTTCACTGCATTCGGCGACCCATCTTTCTACACGGCGACAATGATGGGAATCATTTTGACCTTCCTGTTCGTAGATTTCTTTGATAACGCTGGAACACTAGTTGCAGTAGCAAACCAGGCTGGGCTTATGAGGGATAATAAATTACCGCGTGCAGGGCGTGCACTTTTCGCTGACTCTATTGCATCTCTTGTCGGTTCAATCTTCGGTACATCGACAACAACATCGTATATTGAATCGTCTGCCGGAGTAGCATCAGGAGCACGAAGTGGATTTGCCTCTTTAGTAACAGCGGGATTCTTCCTGTTATCGCTATTCTTTTTCCCGCTTTTATCGGTTGTTACTTCGGCGGTAACTGCACCAGCGTTGATCATCGTTGGTGTACTGATGGTTTCTTCTCTTGGCAAAATCGAATGGGGCCGCTTTGAAATTGCAGTGCCATCATTCCTGACAATGATTTCAATGCCGCTATCGTCCAGTATCGCAACAGGAATCGCAGCAGGATTCATTTTCTACCCAATCACCATGCTTGTGAAAGGGAAATCAAGAGAAGTTCATCCGATTATGTATTTGTTCTTTGTGATTTTCGTTCTCTACTTTGTCTTTTTAACAGAATAG